The Penaeus monodon isolate SGIC_2016 chromosome 17, NSTDA_Pmon_1, whole genome shotgun sequence genome contains the following window.
AAAACAGtagcaaaagcatatgaaagtaatatttttttgtataatgtatgatttctatttctataccatGTACAATttcagtagttacagactactgtactatgtcagatatatgtaaaactgtaataatgattgcccacgcccgagcagatagccagggtggtaaataaactttctGAACTTAACTTTTAAAGACAATGCAATAACATGTTAAAGTATAGTTTTTAAATGTAAACGATATTTACATCACTCCTAAGTACCTCCATGCTTCTATCGGTACGTTATCTGGACCTACAGCTTGTCTGCCCCAGTTCTTTTTCgtgtctttcacacacacacacacacacacacacacacacacacacacacacacacacacacaccaacacaccccacacacacacacacacaccaacacacacacacacaccacacacacacaccctacacacacgcacacacatattactaCGGGGGGTCCAGGGGtaccccctggctagggaatatatagaacgtagagtataaatcccacagggttaaagttcggttattggttaggacggaatgtacgattaccacgggggatctggattatgtgagatcccatagattttttttatcgaacggtgggtttggttcccgtagagttaAGTAAAGTAAGTAAGTTTATTATCACCCTGGCTATCATCTCAGGCGTGGCAATCATTATTACAGTTTCATACATATCtggacatagtacagtagtctgtgactactgaAATGTAATGGTACAAAAAAatactttgatatgcttttgctaCNNNNNNNNNNNNNNNNNNNNNNNNNNNNNNNNNNNNNNNNNNNNNNNNNNNNNNNNNNNNNNNNNNNNNNNNNNNNNNNNNNNNNNNNNNNNNNNNNNNNAATATATACCAGTATtcagtgatagatatatattaattcataaaagaaggaaaaaaatatacagtatttatCATCAGCATGAAATTCATGAACATTCTAAATAATGTACTTAACaagtaatgaaaagtaaataagtataaaaaaatcacaGTACCACAAGTCGAAGATACTGTGAtatcaataatgttgataactggaaaattaaatcatttaataaataattacagGAGCACATTCCATGCACACTCAAATAGTGCAAATAACAATCAACAAGGAAGACTGAAAATAACAACCAATAAGGAAAACAagtctaacaataataatataatctagccacaattagatatatatacacctctaataattcataaaaataatggaaatggtgGAGTTTGagttttgaaataaaataaatttccagGATTTCAAGAGATTGGAGTCCTGGCTTAAAGCACCTTTTTCAAGCATTCAAATACAATGCTTCTTTGTAGCTCAAAATCTACCAGTGTTCATGAAAGTAAAGAACTTGGCCTCATAAATACATGGATATGTCCCATGCATACATCTTAAGAGAAAAACCATCTCTTGTAACAGTTTTATGAAAGATCAcctaaaataatattcatatagaaAAGCTTGTATTACCTGAGAGCTAGCAAGCATAGctaccacaaatcaaaacacttGTACTTTACATGCATGTGTACCAAAAAATACACTCATTCTTACTACCCATCTGCCATTAGTGTTTCAATACATACATTTCATGAGTGTTTCACTACACATTAGTAGAGGAAGTGTTTCTTGGTGCACACACCATTAGGAAGAGGTATATCATAGCGAGTGTTTTCTCTTATATGGGAAAGAATAGCCAAAACCCTTATACCACACTGAGGTAATTATGAGATTATCAAATCTTGTTCACGTATCTAAATATAATCTGCTCCTcttttacataaaataatttcatactgatataaataatttacctTGAATACTACAATAAAATCCTTCATAAGTTATATGATAGTTTTGCAGTAATAGGGCAGTCTGTGAAAGTAccctttaattataaaatattctcAGAACTGTTATTCCTCTCTTGAATATTAACTCAGTAAATCAACATTTGAATTCTTAGCATAATCAGCATAGCAATTAAAGCTCATTACACCAGTGAGTACAAACAAACTTGATTTACTGATATTTCTTGGGTGAACACATCCTTGCCCTGAAAGGCAAAACCAAATTCTGCCTATTAGAAAAACAGTAAATGTACCCTCTTCTGGACTTGACATTAATGTTTGTACTAAGAGCAGAATGATTTGAATTTTTGAGTGACTATTGCTCTCTGTACTTCTACAGTTCTAATGTGCAAAATCTATTAAAAGTATTCTCTTATTTCTTAaatatttcttactttttctgtAAGTGAAGAAGGCAAGATTGTTTTGTAAAGCAATTTCCTTCATAAACTAACACCATAGCATCTCTTCTcctgttataaaaataaaataaaataaataaacaaataaataaataaataaaaattcttgcCATTTGAATATTTTGCAAATGCATACATGGTATTACTGAAGTTTTACTGAGCTGCAGCTGGCTGCACAGATACACTAGAATTGCCTGTTAGTGGAGAGTACTCAGAGCTGGAAAGTAATGGGGCCACTGGAGGTCCTAAACTCATCTGGATTAATGATGAAGCACCTTCTACTTCGGGGTGACACTGAACAACGTGAACCtgcagatgataatgaaaaatcagTTATGCTTcacatttagaaaagaaaatgatgataatgtaccaGTTTACATAAATTCAGCAATGATAAATTAAAACTTCAAGGCCACCATTCACTGAAAAAATGTATGAGGCAACAAAATATTCTCACCTGTTTTTGAGAGGAAGTATAGAAACCCAGGCCACACATAGAACAAACATTCTGACTGCGAGCTATATGgctctgtgtttttttatgtcgATTAAGATCACTTTGTGTAACCCCGTTATAGTTACAAACATCACAGCTATACAACTTTATACCTGGAAATCATGAAAGAATGTgtcaatcaaaataataatgggaatcaAATGCTAAAATCTGGGAAAATAACATGAATAAGGAACAATGTCAATTTTTTACTCTCCTCTCATACCTTCATGTCTCATCTTGTGTACCTTCAGCTGGCTATTGGTTCGAGCTGAATAATCACAGTATTCACAGTTGTATGGTCTTAAGTCTGTAAATTTAAGCAATGGTAAGAATGTGtactttatataattaaaattcccAAATGATCCAGTTTTAACAAAATGTACTACctatgaaaaatgaaatgaaatttctaCAATGAACAGATAAACACTAAAACCATAAaatggattttgtttttcttgtactcATGAAGTGGTTTCATCAAAACCTCTTCCACAGCTTATAACAGTATGTATGATGAAACATTAATTCCAGCACTAAAAAATAAATTCACTCCATTTCCAACTGCAAGAAATTCACATATTaacacactttctttttttctttaatattagcaACAACTTCCAGCAAGACCATACCAACCTTCATGGAAGTCAAGATGGCGGTTCATATCTGAGGTGCTCCCAAACAACTTGTGGCAGTAAGGACATTCAAAAAATGTACGCCCAATATCATCTGTGATAGGCATTAGAGCTTTATCCCGATCTATCGGTTCTTGTACAATGTTTAGCCTGCAATCCAAAAcattatatcaattacagaaaacaATCATGTTTTCATGACTACATCCTGTCACAAAGCAATGCCACTTAGAATCAAAAATGTTTTTActgcaataaaataaacaaaattatttctTGCTTCAACTGACTACCTGtcatatgaaagaaataaaatttagttTAACACTTGTCATCAAAACAAacagctctttctttcttttctgacacaaaaaaaattctcaaGGATGCATAAACATGTGCAGTTATAAtacacataaagagaaaaaaaggataggatggagagagatagaaagaagacaaagaaatagtgcagggggagaaagggagaggtgagaggggagaagagggagggaaaaggagagagaggaaggggaaaggtggagtgggaggaaggaaggagagagggggagaggaaggggaacggggaggaggaaagggcaaggggcgggagacaggagggggaaaggagggagggagaagggacgagaagagagggggaaaggagagagggagaagggacgagaagagagggggaaaggagagagggagaagggacgagaagagagggggaaaggagagagggagaagggacgagaagagagggggaaaggagagagggagaagggacgagaagagagggggaaaggagagagggagaagggacgagaagagagggagaaaggagagagggagaagggacaagaagagagggagaaaggagagagggagaagggacaagaagagagaaggaaagcagaggaaaaaaggggaggaaaagataatagagaaagaaagagaaaggagagactgtaaaaaaagattgaaacaaagaaacaaataaagagagaaaggtagagagataagagtgaaagagggggtgggggttatctCACCTTGGAGCATAGTTTGAGAAATGAGGGGAGTGATCCAGCCCTTCTTCTGCCTGGTCATCAGTTATAACTAATCTTCGTCCACTTTCTCCATCATCAATAATTTTTGAACGCTTATCTAGCCTGATTTCTCCAGGCTCCAATTCAtctctgtatgtgtctgtaaatAATGTATGTCTTCTACTAATGCGTGAAGTATCTGTAACGAGATAATTCAAAAGCATGAGAAtgtaatataacatttattttaagGCTAAATGGCATGTAAATTTGAAGGTGAAAATAAAACGAACTTACTGTCTAAAGATGCAGCAATTATTTTTGTGAGATTTGTGGTATAGGTTGTGACTGCAGCAGACACATCGGAATTTGTCTGATCCTTCATGGTTTCTGCCAGAGGTGGAGTTAATGATCTTTTCAGGTCTTTATTAATATCCTCACACCTATTCACATTTTTTGAAGATAGTGAAGCCTCTAATCCAGTGGGCTTTCCTGAGAAGTTTGTGATATCAATATGGGAAGTAGATATAAGTTTATTTGCAGTctcttttaaaacattattcaATCGATTTTCAGGATACTTTACAGGTACTGGTGATATGGAAGGAGTAGGGgagtcttcctcccctttcttacgTCTATCTCTTTTAATAAGGTGACGAAGAGATCCATCACTATGAAATCTGATCACATGGTGCCTCAAATTTCTTGGCTCTGAGAAGCCTCTTCCACACACACGGCAAAAACATGGTTTGTATCCAGTGTGCACACGTTCATGTCGATTACATGAGAAGGCACGGTCAAATTTTTTGCCACAAAATCTACACGTATACATCTTGAAGAGATCCTCTCCTGTACTTCCTTCTTGTATTTCTCCTGCTTCTTGCGATTCAGATGATGGGGAAACTGGGTAAGAGTCCTCACtaacattctcttcctcttcctcaaagGTTTCTTTCTGTGCAAGGCTATGGGGTCTGTTTTCTTGAGCCTTCTCCCGAAGAGCAGATAAAAGTGCAGCCACTGTGACAGTATTCTCTGCACTACAGGAATCATCACTCATATCACATCTTGTATCTTCCTTATCCCTGAAGAAAACAAACATCAGTTACAGATAAAGCAGCTTTTTGATCTCTATGTCAAGATGGGAACAAATAAAAGCTTGACAATATAGTCAGCCTAGTTCCTTGCATTGTCCACAGTCCCATAAacacaacatttttttccttgatatAGTTACAGTCATTGTACTAAATCATATTAGTGAGATTCTTGTGCTGACTTTAAgaaatttaattatatgttaaCATATTTTCATTTGACACCATAATAacatcctgactgccatctgcatTACGGCAGTAACAGTTCTTGGCAACCCCACATAACAGTGTTACCAGGTGCAGAGAACACCTGCAAGGGAATATGCTGGCTATGCTACTGACCTTTAATATATACCCATCTGTGGCCTACAACAGACCAAATTCATTTATTAAGGAATTGtctactatttttatttactcatctatTTATGATTAATCATCCATCACTATTAACTCACCTTAATATTCATTTCATAGAGTTTCAACTAATACTAACTCATTCCTGCAATGCTTCTACCATGAAAATTACCATagccaaaaaaattcttttactgAGGAAATCATTTGCAAAACTTTTGAGTTTCTCAATGGCCCCATCCAAAAATTACTATTTTCTAGAATAATTTTGAAAttcttttctaaataaaaaaaatatatgtctcaaaatacagatattataatgtataaaatatccaTCCACTGCTATACATCTAATAATGTAATTGTATGGTTGCCAGACAAACATTAGATAGATATGACATTTTTCtttcaagggaaaaaatgagCTTCTACAACCTGCGAGTGACAAAGCTTGGCAGAGATTTTTCGCTTAAACCGCCACAGAGTGAACACGTAAAATCTTAACTCGAGTAAAGTGAAGTTTAAGAACTTTCAATGAACACAAATTTAAACCCAGATCCAGGAGAATATTCTGGAATCTTAAAAGAAATGGACTATgactcacaaacaaacagaagaccTTGAGAAGAAAGTGACAGTGAAGAAAACCCAGATCCCAAACTTGCCCGGAGACACGAAGCCGGCAGAAACTTAGAAGAATTTCAACCACCTAAGACAGACAACAGAACAGTAAGACTAAATAATCATGTAGTACTGATCAATTTAACAGGAGAATCAGAAACATAAAATTTCAATAACCCAATGAAACTAACTGATGCACTAAAATTCAGTATTCCAAAAGTACATAATAGAAGACACACTAAGAGTGCTTGGGACAGGAAAGGCTCTTAGATTTGAAGTCAAAAGCTTGACAAAATTACCACACTTGAACCAGATTAATAAATTAGGTGACTGGCTCATAATCTGCAAACAACCTGCCTCAAACAAGAACACAGACTGTTCATATGGCACAATATATCCAATAGACATAGAATTAGACCCCaatgacataaaagaaaaattaagaccaCTGCATGGACATGACAGTCAAATAATATAGGTaactagaataaataaaataaacaaagataaagataacacaaaaaaatggtTTCCAACAAAATCCCTCCATATAACTTTTAAAGGAACATTACCAGAAAGAGTTGCCATAAGACATACATCCTACAAAAGTCCAACAGTATACCTTCCCAATTCCAAAATGTTATAAATGTCTCAGATATGGTCATGAAATATTAACTTGTAAAAACAAGACTAGATGTAGCAAGTGTAGCCAGTTCAACCATGACTACAAACATTGCAAAAATAACCCCTTCTGCTTTTTTTGTCATGAGACCCATCCACCAAATACAAATGCATGTGAAATACACAGAATGGCACAACAGATAAACACTCagaacacaacaccaaacaacatagACATAAAGAAACGGTTTCATGATTTGAAGCCCCTCCCCAAACAAAACCATAACAACtccaacataaaccacacacaacctccaacataaaactacacacaaaccccaacacaaagccacacacaaaccccaacaccaaatcacaacacatacaaacagtgAAAATCCAAACCCATCCTCACACACTCAACAAACAGAAACCAATACAACTCAGACTTACACCCAAACCATAAGCCAACCCCAAAGCCTAACAGCTGGACAGAGAACCCCAGCCAAAGATAAAATatcagaataaaacaaaaatcagttAGAGATATATACCACTCCAAAAAGGGGAactcaaacaaaaaaagaaagagcctaTCCAGACAGTCACCAGGaaagataacaacaaacaactaaATATAGAAGATTCCCCGATAGCTTGGACACTTCCAACTCCAttaaaaactaaaggaaatgcaaaatgaaaatagagaagacttttcatggacagaaataataaaaaacacaataacaacaataacaaatattataaataacatgaactcaaaaaaaaaaataataataaaaataatagccaaagctataaaagaaataaccccaatattttaaaaaatcataacagtactttatgaataaaattattttatggaaTGCAAGATCAGTCCTTAACAAAAGCAAAGATCGGAACCACCTGATAGTAAAAGAACAACCAGATATACTAGTATTATGCAAAACTTGgctaaaaaataaagacagtttCAACATAATacactataaaataataagatatgacagaccagaaaaaataggaggaggCCTAGCTATttgtataaaagataatatacaatataaacaaataaatttaagaGACAGATTAAAAAATCAAATCGAAGCTATGGGAATAAAGATCAGAATAAATATACTACTGATTTATAACCCATGTAATAACTTAAATCAAAATGACATAGAATATTATACAGAAcaaatcatcatcaacaacggtatgctcatgtttgagcagccgtggacctctccaccatccttcgccactcaactcgatcttgcgctttctttctacttgtaccatcaacagcccgcaaatatctttgatgttgttgctcagtctggtcttcggtttgcctcttcctctgtttcccatcaccatccctgtcagtaagtctttctcaatacttttacttctcatcacatgaccaataaactttagtttccttttgttcaagatgtccctaAATTAATAAtaggagacttcaacgcacatcACTCAAGTTGGAATCCTAACTTGAGccaaaatcacacaaacaaaacagacaaaagttTATTCAaagtaataacagaaaacaatataATGTTACTAACTCCTCCTGGCCAGATCACCAGAACAGACCCCAGAACGGCAAAGGAGTCAACACTAGACCTAATTCTAGCTTCTCCGACTCTCAGTCACCTAGAAATGGATACAGGACCAAACACAGGTAGTGACCACTTACCAGTAATAGTAAGGGATAACACCATAAAGCTTATAATAGATGGAAAAAAGACCCAATAATGAAAATCTAGGAGAATATAAAAAACTGTTAGCTGAAGCTATAAAaatcatagaagaaaaaaagagagtcctGGGGAAAATTCTGCAGTTCAATAGATTtcaacaccccaacaaaaaaaaattggaatttcATTAAAAAGCTAACAGGAAAGGCTGCACAAAATAATTACCCTCTCATTGATAATGACCAACCAGTCAcagtaatgaaaaagaaattagaaatattcaaagaagaataccaaaaaataacaaacaaaaaaagaaaaataatgttaacagataaagagaaggaagaacttCTAACCAACCctaataatttagatataaatgataagatcacaaaaaaacaattaattgtggttataacaaatacaaaaaacaaagcataTGGACCTGATGAAATTCCAtatgaattttacaaaaattctCCTCCtataatactagaaataataataaaacaaataaatcctCACTGGATCACAGGAGAATACCCACAGGATTAAAAATATGCAATCATAAatcgggtagtattcatagtggcccgggcctcgctgccgggggcttatatcgtcgccctagcatcgCGACCACTCATggcaaataccagcatcccatgccgtttcttcgtaatactacgaacatatgttgtattttcagttttcattgttttttaaagtctctacttgccaagcttcctgataaattgagactgaatggtacttttgttgttatatagactccatagttgatcattattcagtctatagtctgaataaaataagcagtgtgtggcatcatggagttgaaatcgtccgtttgttgcatttttttttctttgtttgcatagtaaaaatgagaaagtgttaaaaacgacttaatcaaaCTTtctgtggcagaaaaataatattttgccgtgattgtaacaaaaaaaaaaaaaaacttatggcatgtccatacatacaccatggcatgtacgtacatgcccccggcagatagtcccaccatgccatggtatgtgtgtacatgccacccatcaggAATGGGTTAAAATGGATACAtattttctaaaagaaagaacagttcaaataaaaataggaaaccaAAATCCTGTAAAAGGAACAATATCAAGTGGCGTCCCACAAGGATCCCCTTTAAGCCCAACACTCTTTAACATCATGATAAATGATCTAAAACTgacagaagaacaaaaaaaaaattatatacacagatgatataataataaccacaagcAAACACCTAAACAAAGCCATAAATAACATTGAAAGAggtttaaaacaagtaaaagaatggGCAGACACTTgggatataaagataaatttaacaaaaagtaAGCTGCTATATTTCACAAACAAAAGAACAGTCCAGTTACCTAAGATCAAAATAGAAAATGCAGAACTAGAATTTACTAGCAGTCAAGATATCCTGGGATTAAGATTTGATTCACCAGAACTAAAATGGACAAAACACATAGAAAACATCAAGGTAAAATctataaacagaataaatataatgaaaaaaatatcctcataTAACTGGGGAGCAAAGAGAGAATCcctaataaaatgttataatatttatgtaaaaccaaaaatagaatatgGTTTGGCCATATatggaacagcaaaaaaaaaaaaaaaaaaaaaaaaggaaaaaaatttggccACGAACAAAACACAGCTCTCAGAACATCAACAGGGTGCTTTAAATCAACTCCATTAATATCACTACAAGCCCTAACAAACAAACCTCcgataactaagaaaaaaaaatgaattagtttGTATACAGTTAATAAAATTATTGCCAATAAAAGaactaattataaaaaacatcagagaatataattacaacaaagataaaaattccTGGTCCCATAAAACCATTGAAACttgcaaaaaactaaaaatcaatataaatataaaagaaactcAGAATATAACTCCATTACCACCTTGGTATGATCTTTCCCACAAACTAGTAACAAAGTTCATGGACAACTTCACAAAAGACCTATcacaagaaataatgaaaatgcaatTCCAAatgccaacaaacaaaaaatatgaaaatcatcaaaagatattcacagatggataaaaaataacGGAACTCAATCAATGTCAGCAGCAATCTATGTAGAACAAAACAAACTCACAACAGTTtggaaattaccaaaaaatactCCAATCATAGAGGCAGAattatttgcaataaaacaaggaTTGAATTACATAAAACTCAACAATCTAACAAATACAGTAATCTTTACAGACTCACTCTCGGCAGTCTTAAcattaaaaaatcacaaacccaaaaactacTAACAAATTACATATGAAACACAAAAACTAATTTAcactttaacaaaacaaaacaaaaacatcacaataCAATGGATCCCACCACATAAAAGCATAACTGGAAATGAAATTGTATATCTTGCAGCAAAAAAAGCTCACGAATTAGAAAATTCCATAATCATTCCCCaagatactaataacataataaaagacatagaagaaaaaagtaaaagacaatggGAAGAACAATTACAAAGAACCCTGATCACAAAAACCTATTACCTCAAAAATAACACCCCACAACCAtggtagataaaaaaacaaaaattaacgcAGTCCAAAAGAATACCAACTAAAATATAAGACTGAAAAACACCTTAAGACTAAATTTAGAACCGCCCCAAAATTGCGATGGTCCCAATACCAAAAACTATTGAACATTTAAAGAGTGCAATGTCCAATTCTTTctgaaaacccaaatttaaaattaggggctttaaaaaaaagaaaaaataactaaccAAATATTCCTCCTTATAACAGGGAAAATCACCCCTGCTAAAAAGACTATAtactaaacacataaaaaatcttcctcaaaaaacaaaataaaaatatcatataaaacagaGATCAAACCttcaaaaaacagagagaatttccaagaaaaatccagggaattaacataaaaatctaaaaccctataaaagaagaagaaaagggtgaaaaaaaaaaaaaaaaaagtttgtcatCTGAAAATACACCTTGcaaatatgatttttaatttgtgttgAGGTTTCAAACACTGTATGCAAATCGCAAACATACAAAtagtcacatatatattcaaattttccttctcatctaATATAGTAGCTGGAAAATCCTCCATCAACCTTGGTggtaatatatatgggggtgtgcaAATGGGGGACCATTGAGACAGGTTTGGTGGTGCCTTCAAATCCTTAACTTCATCAGAAAAAA
Protein-coding sequences here:
- the LOC119583628 gene encoding zinc finger protein 236-like (The sequence of the model RefSeq protein was modified relative to this genomic sequence to represent the inferred CDS: added 642 bases not found in genome assembly) translates to MSRRKQKFPVHLKNEQLGGGESLGTNTNIAEVRQPEPARDARVPVNGQVVHIPQLPVSSMSATSASVIVSTSTSSSYTTDPCGATVKKLNMPSEVSFSSSSHRNLTTPLSVTLPNSTSTSIKSAKYGISGSVIKQQEASRIPHSNSAITLLTTVTTSANVKRMTGIEDSRKERGKVEDEVSKGKGCEFPYACPVCQHPFKSKRSFNAHIIVHCQLVNGSNSGSKRSVDLTTSPSSDKKRIRENAVNEQLESEQRIFIMPPEDNSLPLDLSCRGPVVVKNYGRPAAASTPESREHHNVHVSIVKNEFNNSDTSEPGPAEPLNQTVLSERGPLEDENENLVNEAREKEKAFFNIAQNEQYLTEDSTGLDPPPPLPLYGAGGALRRMRVSSDDGPPMVYSVRLYAEQVLVSRILGVNEETGDKMELYKCFMCSVAFPSISRLQAHLFQHKQQFVCCKCSFSCDSRVQFSHHVQREHLSPSMQSNRDKEDTRCDMSDDSCSAENTVTVAALLSALREKAQENRPHSLAQKETFEEEEENVSEDSYPVSPSSESQEAGEIQEGSTGEDLFKMYTCRFCGKKFDRAFSCNRHERVHTGYKPCFCRVCGRGFSEPRNLRHHVIRFHSDGSLRHLIKRDRRKKGEEDSPTPSISPVPVKYPENRLNNVLKETANKLISTSHIDITNFSGKPTGLEASLSSKNVNRCEDINKDLKRSLTPPLAETMKDQTNSDVSAAVTTYTTNLTKIIAASLDNTSRISRRHTLFTDTYRDELEPGEIRLDKRSKIIDDGESGRRLVITDDQAEEGLDHSPHFSNYAPRLNIVQEPIDRDKALMPITDDIGRTFFECPYCHKLFGSTSDMNRHLDFHEDLRPYNCEYCDYSARTNSQLKVHKMRHEGIKLYSCDVCNYNGVTQSDLNRHKKTQSHIARSQNVCSMCGLGFYTSSQKQVHVVQCHPEVEGASSLIQMSLGPPVAPLLSSSEYSPLTGNSSVSVQPAAAQ